One Candidatus Methylomirabilota bacterium genomic window, ATGATCATCGGCTTTGCGTGGGGTGGCTGGACAACCTCCGGCACTACCCACACGATGACCAAAGAGGCGGTCTTGGCGAGTCAGGCGGCGATCTGCGTCGCGCAATTTATGAAGCAATCGGACCCTGAAAAGAAACTTAAAGAACTCGGGGAAGTAAGCAGCTGGCAGCGAGCTGAAGTCATTGAAAAAGGTGGCTGGGATAAGATGCCCGGGCAAGAAAAGGCCGGCTATGCTGTAGCCCGAGCATGCGCCGATGGGCTTGAACTTCTTATCAAGAAATGAGATGGGCACGTGCTCTTGAGCTTTGCCGCGCACTTCCTGAAGGGCGGGTTTACCTCCCCTTCGGACCGCGCGGCTCACCACTCTTGCCTAGTGCCGTTCCAACTTGTTGATACTAAATCTGTCCACGAACGACGTACACGGTGCCTTCCTAGGCGCGAATAGTTGGAACGGCACTAGCTGCAGGAGAGAAACATCATCAATCCAGAATAAGATAATTCCCAGGTCAAACGTGCGAGGTCGATGTCCCAGTGTTCAGTCGACAGGTTGAAGATATCCGTATCCAGGAACTCGGGGACCATGCCTTCAGAATGATTAGAATGAGATCATCCTGCGGCAGCAGGTGCGTGAACATCCGTGATGCCGTTTCGATTTCCGATTTGTCCCCGATAGCCTCCAGCGCCACCTGACGCGTGGCTTCCCGCCCGGGGCCGTCTCCCATACGGGAGCCATGACCAGAACATCGTGTTCGACCGCGTGGAGGAGATGCGGGAAACCCAGGCGGCCGAAGAAGAACGACAGCGCATCCTCGCCCTTGCCCGGGGACGGTGCCCGAAGTGTGCCGGCGAGCTGATCCCCGTCCCGTATCGTGGCGTCGAGCTGGACAAGTGCTCGCGCTGCCAGGGGGTGTGGCTGGACTTCGGCGAGCTCGATCAGGTGGTGGCCGAGGACACCGGCTTCCTCAGCGGCGTCCGGAGGATCTTCAGTTAATTTCGCAACCGGTGGAGCACATCCATGTCTGCGGGAACGAGCTGTACGGGCTCGCGATCATCGCAAGATCGTACCTGTCACCGTCGGGGCCACTATTTCAAATCCCTCTCCGATACCTCCCGCTCGAGTTGCGGCGGCCAAGCTAGCGAGCCGACGAGCCGCTCACACCCGTGCCGGCAGCGGCGCGCCGGGAAGCGAGCCGGCCTGAGGCTCCCTCCCCGCCAGCGCCGCCTGTCTCCGGCCGAGCCAGAGCGCCAGCGCCAGCCATGCGGCCGACAGCGGCACCACGGTCCAGGCGATCACCGACTGGCTGAACCCCAGCCCGAGGAGGAGGGCATACGACCAGGCGCCGATCTGGTCGCCGCCGCGGTAGACGAACGTGTCGATGAAGCTCTTCGCCTTGT contains:
- a CDS encoding zf-TFIIB domain-containing protein — protein: MFDRVEEMRETQAAEEERQRILALARGRCPKCAGELIPVPYRGVELDKCSRCQGVWLDFGELDQVVAEDTGFLSGVRRIFS